DNA from Cryptosporangium phraense:
GCGGGTGGCCGCTGCTGGCCGTGGCCGGGGCGGCGGCGCTGGTGGCCGCCGGTTCCTACGTCCTGCGCCGCTGGACCGGCTCGGCCGCCTGGACCCGCCGTCACACGCTCGCCGCCTGCTTCGGCGCGCTGGTCGGCCACACGCTCTTCGCGCTGGCCGGCAACGCCGACACGATCCCCGACGCGGTCTTCCTCGTCGCGATCGCGGCCGGGACCGGCGCGGTCGGCGCCCGCGCCCTCGGGTGGTCCGCACCGTGTCGATTCCGGCCGAGGCGGTTCGTGTAGGTGGTGAACCTGGGAGGCCGGGGCCTGGCCAACGCCGGCGACCTGCTGTTCGGCCGCCGTGCGCAGCCTGCACGCGGCCGGACCTACTCCTTCAGCGGCTGAGCGTCCTCGAACGTGGCCCGCATCCGCTCGATCCAGGTGCTGAGCACGACCGGCGCGCCGGGCAGCCCGAGCGCGGCCAGCTCCGCGCTGACCGGGTGCGACCCGAGGACCACCGACACCCCCTCGCCGCCGAAGACGACCTGCGAGCCCGACCCGCCCTGGGTGAACGTCGTCCGGTGCGGGACGCCGTCGATCAGCGAGTACGTCGTCATCGGCGTCGGCGGGGTCTCGTCGGTGCCGCCGCGGGGCACTTGCAACGAGAACGCCAGCTCGCCGTCCAGATACAGGGTCCAGAGCGAGTCGTCGACGTCGATGCGCTCGACCGTCTTCGGGAAGCCCCAGATCGTCCGGCCGGCCTCGCAGGTGAACTCCTGGTCGACCGGGAGGCGGGTGATGAACGTGCCGTCCTCGCCGCCGGACCGCGGCCGGACGAAGAACGTCAGCCCGACCTCGTGGTACGCGCCGAGGTCGTTGTCCCGGTAGTCGACGAGCACGACCGCCAGCTGCGCGACGCCCGGCCGGACCTCGATCACCTCGAAGTCCGCCGGGATCAGCGAGGCGGCGGCCGTGGCGTCCACGTCGAACAGCACGGTGCCCGCGGACGCGTCCCGGACCTGGACCGGCATCGTCACCGGCTGTCCCGCGATCTCGTAGGTCGTCATCTCGCTCCTCCGGGCCGGGGCTGATTTAGAACCTGTTCTACCTCAAGCCGCCGCGAGCCACCAGTTGCGCCGCGATCACGTTCCGCTGGATCTCGTTCGTGCCCTCGCCGACGATCATCAGCGGCGCGTCCCGGAAGTACCGCTCGACGTCGAACTCGGTCGAGTACCCGTAGCCGCCGTGGATCCGCACCGCGTTCAGCGCGACCTCCATCGCGGTCTCGGACGCGAACAGCTTGGCCATCCCGGCCTCCAGGTCGCACCGCTGCCCGGTCTCGTACCGGCGGGCCGCGTACAGGATCAGCTGCTCGGCCGCGGTCAGCTTCGTCGCCATGTCGGCCAGGTAGTTGCCGATCGACTCGTGCTGCCAGATCGGCTTCCCGAAGCTCTCCCGCTCCTGCGCGTAGCGCAGCGCGTCGTCGAAAGCCGCCCGCCCGACGCCCAGCGCCCGCGCCGCCACCTGGATCCGCCCGGTCTCCAGCCCCTTCATCATCTGCCCGAACCCGCGTCCCTCGTCCGGGCCGAGCAGCGCCGACACCGGCGCCCGGTACCCGTCGAAGACCAGCTCGCAGCTCTCGACCCCCTTGTAGCCGAGCTTGGGCAGGTCCTTCGAGACGGTCAGCCCCGGTCCGTGCTCCACCAGCAGGATCGACATCCCCCGGTGCGCCGGCTCGGCCGCCGGGTCGGTCTTGGCCAGCAACGCGATCAGCCCCGACCGGCGCGAGTTCGTGATCCACGTCTTCGTCCCGTCGACGACGTACCCGTCGCCGTCCCGGCGGGCCGACGTCGTCATCGCCTGCAGGTCCGAGCCCCCGCCCGGTTCGGTCAGCGCCATCGTCGCCCGCAGCTCGCCGGTCGCGAGCCGGGGCAGGTACCGGTCCTGCTGCTCCGGCGTCCCGAACGCGACGAGCAGTTTGCAGACGACGGTGTGGCCGCCCATCGCGCCGGCCAGGCTCATCCAGCCCCGGGCCAGCTCGGCCGTGACCAGCGCGTAACAGGGCATCGACACCGGCGCCTCGCCCCACGGCGACGGCACCGCGAGGCCGAAGATCCCCAGCTGCTTCATCTGCTCGATGAGCGCCTCGGGGTAGGTGTTCCCGTGCTCGAGCTCGCGAACCACCGGCTTCACCGACCGGTCGACGAACTCCCGCACGGTCGCGACGACCGCCTGCTCCTCGTCGCTGAGGTCGGTCACCGGAACGTCCCGGTGATCGACGGGGTCCCGGGCGACACCCCGCCGGCCAGGGTCGCGTCCGACACCACGACCTGGAAGGACGAGCCGGCGAAGGCCGGCCGTTCCAGCCGGTAGCTGACCTCGGAGACCGGCCGCCCGGCCCGGCGCAGCGGCTCGACCAGCGCGATCGCCTGCAACGGCCCGTGCACGACCAGGCCCGGGTAGCCCTCGACGTCCCGGGCGTAGTCGAGGTCGTAGTGGATCCGGTGCGCGTTGTAGGTCAGCGCGCTGAACTGGAACAGCGTGGCCGGGGTGGCGTCGAATTGGAAGTCCGCGCCGGGTGCGGCCTCGGCCGGGGTGGCCGCGATCGCACGCGGCGCGCCCGCGGCCTGCGACCGGTAGACCAGGTCCTGCTCCTCGGTGACCGCCACCTCGCCCCCGACGACGAACTCCGCGCGCACGGTGACGAACGCCAACTGCCCCGAGCGGCCGTCCTTCACCCGGACCGACGCGACCCGCGACCGCTTCTGCACGACGTCCCCCAGAAGGAGAGGCCGGTGCTGCCGGACGCGCGCCCCGGCGAACATCCTCCGCCGATCCGGGATCGGCGGGAGAAAGTGGCCGTCCCGCGGATGGCCGTCCTCGCCCAGCGAGGCCGGGGCCGGCGTCTCCAGCAGGTACAGGTGGTGCCACAGCGGCGGGAGGGGTGATCCGTCGGTGAACTCCTCCGGCCGGCCGAGCAGCGTGGCCAGCGCCGTCGCCGGCCAGCCGGTCAGCCGGCCGTCGGCCGCGACCGGCTCCGGGTTCCACCCGTCGAGCGCGGAATGCAGATCGGTCATGCTGACGGTCTATCAGGCCGACAGGCGCGCCAGCTGGTCGGCGGACAGCTTGACGTCCGCGGCCGGGAGGAGGTTCTCCAGCTGCTCGGGCGTGCGCGGGCCGATCAGCGGGACGACCCGCGGCGAGTCCTGCGCCATCAGGAACGCGACGACGACCTGGTTCGGGGTCGCGCCGGTCTCGCCCGCGATCGCGTCGACGGTGGCCAGCCGGGCGTCGGTGTCCGGGCCGGTGTAGTCGGTGAACTGCGACCGCTTGGCGACGTTGTCGTAAATGCCCTTGAGGATCGGCGAGTAGGCGACGAGCGCCGTGCCGGGGTTGGCCCGGAGCCAGTCGAGCTGCTCGTTGCCGACGATCGAGACGTTGTCCACCGACGGGTTCGGCCGCAGGTAGGAGTGCTGCTGCTGGACGGCCACCGGGGCGGTCCAGCCGTAGCGGTCGCAGAGCTGCTTGATCGCTTCGAGCCGCCAGGTGCGGACGTTGGACCAGCCCAGGTACCGGATCTTTCCGGCTTTCACCAGGCCGTCGAGCGCTTCGAGGGTCTCCTCGAGCGGGGTCGACCGGTCGTCGACGTGGACGTAGTAGAGGTCGACGTGGTCGGTGCCGAGCCGGCGCAGGCTGCCGTCCAGCGCCTTTCGCAGGGTGTCGGCGCCGGCTCCGGCGAACGTCCGGCGGGCCAGGTCCCAGTTCGGGGTGCCGTCGGCGGCCCAGAGGGCGTCGTCGTGGGTGGGGAGGCCGCTGCCCTTGGTGGCCAGGAAGATCCGGTCGCGGTTGCCGCGGTCGGCCATCCAGCGGCCGAGGACCTCCTCGCTCTGGCCGCCCCGGCTGCCGCGGAAGCCCCACCACTCGTAGCAGTCCGCGGTGTCGATGAACGTGCCGCCGGCCTCGGTGAACCGGTCGAGGATCCGGATCGAGTCCGGCTCGTCGGTGGCGTTTCCCATTTGCATTGCGCCCAGCGCCAGGCTGCTGACCTGCTGTCCGGTGCGCCCTAGTTCGACCATCTCCATGGGGACGACGCTAGGACTTAGAGCGCGCTCGAAGTCAATGCCTGGATCTGGAGGTTCTCGGTGGGGAGGGTCTGGCAGGCCAGGCGCCAGCCGGCGGCCAGCTCGTCGGCCGAGAACACTCGGGCGACCTCTTCGGCGCGGTCGAGGAGGTCGGGGGTCGGGGGGCGTAGCCCGAGCGCATCGCGGGCGCCGCGGTCAGCTGAGCCTGAGCCGCCAGCACGAGCCCGGCCGCCGCCGCCCCGACCTCTGCCGCCTTCGGCCTCCGCCGCCGGGCCTCCACCGCCGGGGCCCCCGCCGCCGGGGCCCCCGCCGCTGCGGCCACCTCGGCATCGACCCCCGCCGCCACCTCGGCCGCCGCCACCTCGGCCGCCCCAGCCCCCGCGGCCGCGGGGGCGGTTGCGGTCGCCGCGGTCGGCGTCGCGGTCGCGGCGGCGGCTTCGGGCTGGGCCTTGGCGGTTGCGGGGCGACGCGGGTCGGGTTGGCGGGCTAGGGCGGCGGCCGGGCGCGCCTGGCCGCGCCGTGCGTGGCCGCGCCGCACCTGCCGCCCGGCCCCGGCCGCGGCGACGCAGGCGTCGAAGAACTCGTCGTTGAGCGCGGCGAACACGGCGGCCGCGGTCGGCCCGTAGTTCAGCCCGTCACCGGCCGGCCCCCGCCACAGGCCGACCGACGCCGCCGGATCCTCCCGGAACGCGGCCAGATCCAACGTCCCGGAATCGGCGACGAAGAGATAGCCGTTTCCCCGTCGACGCAGGTACGACCCGGCGTCGTAGGACGGCCGCCCCGGCTCCAGCAGCCGGCGCAGAGCGCCCGCGTACTTCTGGACGACGTTGACCGCGCTGGCCGGAGCGTCGTCGTCCCAGATCAGACCGATCAGCTCGCTGGTGCTGACCGGGCGGCCGTAGTTGGCCAGCAGCAGCGCGAGCAGGAGGGCCTGCTGGCGCGGACCGGCGTCGAGTTCGACGTCGCCGCGCCAGACCCGCAACGGGCCGAGGATCTGGAACCGTAGCGCGGGCCCGGACACCCGGAAATCGTACTCAGAACGCCAATTCGCTCGGTGGCGCGATGAAATTCTTGACCGGAAGGTTCGTCAGCGCCGACGCCAGCGTGTCCCGGGCGATGTCGATCGGGATCCGGGTGTTCGGCACCTCGTCCTGGTACTTGTCGGGGTTGGCGAGGAACGACGCGGCCGCCAGGTTCGGGGTGAAGCCGATGAACCAGGCCGCGTTGTCGTCGTCGGTGGTGCCGGTCTTGCCCGCCACCGGCCGGTCGATCGCCCGTCCGACGCTCTCCGCGGTGTCGGTGCCGCCCGGGTGCGTGCAGGAGATCCCGACCTCGGACTGGTTCCCGACCGGGCACCGGGCCATGTCCGCGGCCGCGTCGGCCACCTCGGGCGAAAACGCCTGCTTGCAGGTCGGGTCGGCCACGCCCGCGACCGGCGTGCCGCTCCGGTCGCTGATCGACGTCAGCGGCAGCGTCGTGCAGGCCTTCCCGCGGGCCGCGACCGTCGCGTAGGCGTTGGCCATGTCGAGCGGCGACACCTGGGCGGTCCCGAGCGTGAACGAGCCCCAGGCCGCGTCGCTGGTCTGCGCGTCCTTCGCCAGGCCGAGGTCACCGGCACCGCGCAGGACGACCCCGGCCTGCTGGGCGGCCGCCACCGCGGCCTTCACCGTCACCTGCTCTTCGAGCTGGACGAAGTACGTGTTGGCGGATTCGCCGAATGCGCTCGACATCGTCTGATCGCCGGTCATCGCCGGGGACGCGTTCTTCGGGCAGTACCGGTCGCCGCCGGTCGCGCAGTCGCCCGGGTACTGCGAGACGTACCGCTCGGGGGCGTAGATCGTGTGACTGAGCGGGATGCCCTGCTGCAGCGCGGCCAGCGCGGTGAACATCTTGAACGTCGACCCGGCCTGGTAGCCGGGTGAGACCGCGGAACCGGACAGCAGCGGGTTGACGGTGGCCCCGTCGCTGATCCCGTACTTCCGGTTGACCGCCATCGCCTTCACCCGTCCGGTGCCCGGTTCGACCAGCACGACGCCGGTCGCGAACCGGCTGTCCGCGCCGAGCTGGGCATCGACCTGCTGCTGGGCCGCCTTCTGCATGCCGACGTCGAGCGACGAGACGATCGAGTAGCCGCCCTTCTTCAGCTTGTCGAGGCGGTCGGCGGTGGTGGCACCGAACGCCGGGTTCGCCTGCCACCAGTCGAGGAACCAGCCGCAGAAGAACCCGTACGCGGTGTTGCCGTTCTCGCACGACTGGGCGCTGGTCTTCGGCTTCAGCCCGAGGTCACCGGCGTTGGCCGCGGCGGCCTGGGCCGCGGTGACGTACTTCAGCTTCACCATCTGGTTGAGGACGTATTCGCGGCGGTCGAGTGCGGCCCGATGATCGTTCGCCACCGGGTTGTACTGGGTCGGGTTCTGGGCCATCCCGGCGATCATCGCCGCCTCGGCGAGCGTCAGCTGGGACGGCGGCTTGCTGAAGTAGGCCTCCGAGGCGGCGTAGATGCCGTAGCCGTTGTTCCCGAAGTACGTGATGTTCAGGTAGTTCTCGAGGATCTGGTCCTTGGACAGCTCGTGTTCGAGCGCGATCGCGTACCGGATCTCGCGGACCTTGCGCCCGGCCGTGTCCTCGGTCGCGAGCTGCTTCTCCTCGGCCGTGGTCGCCGCGTACTTCAGGCTGGCCCGGACGTACTGCTGGGTCAGCGTCGAGGCGCCCTGGGTCGCGCCGCCCTCGACCTCGTTGTTGACGAACGCCCGGACGACGCCCTTCAGGTCGACGCCCTCGTGGTCGTAGAACCGGTTGTCCTCGGCCGCGACGATGGCCTGCTGCATGACCTTCGCGATCTGGTTCAGCCCGACGTTCTTGCGGTTCTCGTCGTAGAACTCGGCGATCTCGGTCTTGCCGTCCGACGCGTACAGCGTCGAGGCCTGCGGGGCGGGCGGGAACTCGAGGTTCGTCGGCAGGTCGCTGAAGTCGTCCGAGGCCGTCTTGGCGGTGAGGCCGGCGAACGCCGTGGCCGGGAACGCCGCCGCGGCCACGATGACGCCCGCGAGCGCGCCACACAGCAGCAGCGAAGCGAGCAGGTGTCGGTGGGGCGCCCGTTTCATGCCCGGACGTTAGGCAGGAGAACTTAAGAATCAGCTGTTCGCGCCCAGGAAGCCGCGTGCCGGCCGCTCCGGCGGCCGAAGTACGACGCCTCCCCCATCTGCGTCCCGGACGCGTACCCCCGCCCGTCGATCGCGATGTTCGACGCGCACGCGCCGGCCGCGTACACCCCGGCCACCACCGAACCGTCGTCCCGGAGCAGCCGGCCGTCCGGATCGACCCGTAGCCCCCCGCAGCTGAACCCGGAGTAGAACGCGGTCCCCGGCGTGAGGTCGTACGCGCCCCACGGCCCCTGGTCGAGCGGGACCACGAACTTCGACGCCTTGTGGAACTCCGGGTCCTCGCCGCCGGCCGCGGCCGCGTTGTAGTCGCGCAGCGTGGCCACCAGCGCACCGGCCGGCATGCCCAGCGCCCGCTCGATCTCTTCGACCGTCTCCCACCCGTCGACCAGCGGCTGGAAGTGGTAGCTGGGCTCGGCCAGCGTCGCCGAGTCGAGGATCAGGTAGGCGGTCTGCCCGGGCTGGTCGAAGACGTAGGCCGACACCCGCGAGTGATACGCGTCCTCGTTGACGAAGCGGCGGCCGTCCCGGTTGACGACGATCCCCCGGACGTTCCCCTCCGGCGGATAGAACGGCGACGTGAAGAACGCGCTCTCCATGTGGTCGGCGACGCCACCCACCGACTCGCCGAGCCGGATGCCGAGCCCGTCGTCGTAGGTGTTCCCGAGCGCCATCCCCCGGGTGAACAGGGCCCCGAGCTGCGGCGCGTACGCCTCGACCATCTCCGGGTTGAGCACGAACCCGCCGGCCGCCAGCACCACTCCCCGCGCGGCGATGGCCCCGGATTCGGAGTACCGGCGCCAGGTCGCCCCCACGACCGAGCCGTCCCGCACTACCAACCCCGTCGCCCCGGTGTCGTACCGGACCTCGACGCCCAGGTCGGCCAGCCGCTTGAGCGCCAGCTCGACGACGAATCCCCCGCCGCCGGTGTCGCCGACGAACGGGGGCTTGTGGCCCCGCGGCGCGGGACGGGCGATCGTCCGGACCGGCCAGGTGAGCTCGTTGCCGGTGAACGTCAGGCCCTCGGTGCCGGGCTGGACGACGCATTTGTGCGGGTAGAACGAGCGCTCGAACTCGAAGCCCAGCGCCTCCAGCCACTCGAAGTGCTCGACGCTCTCCTCGGCGTAGAGCCGGATCTTCTCCGGGTCGCACTCCGGTGACATCTCGCGCAGGTAGGCGGCCATCTCGGCCGGGGTGTCGTCCCAGCCGCAGGCCCGCTGCACCGCGGTGCCGCCGCCGAGGTAGAAGTGGCCCCCGGACATCGCGCTGGTGCAGGTCAGCCGCCCGCCCCGGTCGATGACCAGCACCCGGGCCCCGGCGGCGGCCGCGTCGACGGCGGCGCTGACCCCGGCCATGCCCGCGCCGACCACCAGCACGTCGACCTCGTCGGACCACCCGGTCACCGCGTCCGCCGCGATCGGCCGCACCGCCTCCACGCGCACCTCCGGAATCGAGAACGTGTTCTAGTTACCGTCCCAGGCCACCGGGGCGCGCGGCAAGCGTTTGACTACGATCGGCGCGTGCGCCACCTGAACACGCTCGTCGACTTCCTGGCCCGGCGTGACGTCGAGGCCCTGACGCCGGAGGCGCTCGGCGGCCCGGTCGACGTCCTGATCCTGTTCGGCGGCAGCATCCTGGCCGGCGGCGACGTCTTCGCGTCGGCGATCGAGGCCGGCGCGGCCCAGCGGTACCTCGTCGTCGGGGGCGCCGGGCACTCCACCGACGCGTTGCGCGATGCCGCCCGCACCGAGCTGGGCTGGGACGACGTCGACGACCGGACCGAGGCCGACCTCTTCGACCGCTACCTCCGCGAGCGGCACGGCCTGCCCGCCGACCTGCTCGAGACCCGGTCCACGAACTGCGGCAACAACGTCCGGAACGCGCTCGCCGTGCTCGCCGCGGCCGGCGTCGCGCACCGCCGGATCGCGATCGTCCAGGACGCCTCGATGCAGCTGCGGATGCACGCCTGCTTCCGGCACGAGGCCCCGGAGGTCGAGGTCGTCAACTACGCGGCCCACCGGACGCACTTCGACGGGCTCGCGCTCGTCGATCCGCCCTTCGGCATGTGGCCGAGCGACCGCTACATCGGGTTGCTGCTCGGCGAGATCCCTCGCCTCTCCGACGATCCGGACGGCTACGGGCCGGCCGGCCGCGGCTTCATCGCCCACGTCGACATTCCGGACGACGTCCGGCAGGCGCATTCCGCGCTGATGGACGCCGGTGTCGGCGCCACCAGGGTCGCCGATCCGCGCTTCAGCCGACCACTCCGCTGACGTAGGCGTGCGCCCGCGGTAGCACCTGGTCGCGGAGCTGCAGGAAGAGTGCGGTGGAGCGGTGGCCGGGCCAGTCGGCGGGGAGTAAGGAGGCCGGGAGGCCGGGGTCGAGGTAGGGGATGATCCGCCAGCGGTCGAGGCCGCGGATCCAGGCGCGGTAGGCCTCGGCCAGGTCGTCCGGTGCGCCGGTGCCGTCCGTGCCGTCGGTGCCGGCGCCGTCGAGGAACGCGTCGTGGCGCGCCCGGATCGACGCCAGGTCCCACCACCGCTCCACCTGCGGCCCGCCGCGGATCTCGTCCGCCAGGAAGACCGTCGCGGTGAGCCCCAGCTCCGCCAGGATCTCCTCGACCTCCGTGGTCAGATACTCCGGGCAGATCCACAGCGCCGGCGACACCGCACCGCACCCGATCCAGGTCAACCGGCGACGCAGCTGGTGACGCAGGTCGCGGTTCGACTCCGGCACCGAGTACGAGACCAGGCACCACCGGTCGGCCGGGCCCATTGTGCGGGGGTGGTAGATCCGCCGGTCACCGCGCTCGAGCATCGGCACCGCGTCCGGGGCCAACGCGTAGCCGGCCACGCCCCGGCGGGCCTCGGCCACCAGCAGGCCCTTGGCCTTGAGGCGGGCCAGCGCGGTCCGGGTCCGGGGTTCGGGCAGGCCGGCCGCACCGGCCAGCGCGACCAGGTGCGCGACCGCGATCCAGCCGCCGATCCGGCGCAGCGACGTCCCGACGATCGTGCGCAGCAGCGACGTCGTGCTCCCGGGCGACGAGTCCCAGTCGTCGTGGATCATCCGCCGATGCGCGCGCGGACGCTGTACAGCTCGGGGAAGAACGTCAGGTCGAGGGCCCGGCGCAGGAACGGGACGCCGGACGAGCCGCCGGTGCCGGGCTGCGTCCCAATCATCCGCTGCACCGTGCGCAGGTGCCGGAACCGCCAGAACTGGAACGCGTCCTCCAGATCGACGAGGTCTTCGCAGGTCTCGTAGACGTCCCAGGCCGCGGCCGGGTCGTCGTAGACGCCCTCGAAGACCGGGATCAGGTCCGGGTGCTCGACCCAGGCCTCGCGCACGTCCCGGCCGAGCACCGGCGCCGGGATCGGGTAGCCCCGGCGGGCCAGCAGCCGGAGGAACGCGTCGTAGAGGCTCGGCTCGGCCAGCAGCGTGGCGAGCGTGTCGAACGCCGGGAGGTCGGACTCGAACACCGTCAGCATGTCGGGGTTCTTGTTGCCGAGCAGGAACTCGACCGCGCGGTACTGGTACGACTGGAATCCCGACGACGGCCCGAGGATCGTGCGGAACTCGGCGTACTCGCTCGGCGTCATCGTGGCCAGCACGGCCCACTGCTCGGTCATCGTCTCGAGGATCCGTTTGACCCGGGCGATCCGCTTCAGCGACCACGACAGCTGGTCGGCGTCGAGCAGGTCACGGGCCGAGCGGAGCTCGTGCAGCATCAGCTTGAGCCACAGCTCGGACGTCTGGTGCTGGACGATGAACAGCATCTCGTCGTGGTGGGTGGAGAGCGGCTGCTGAGCACCCAGGACCAGGTCGAGCCGGAGGTAGTCCCCGTAGCTCATCGCGTCCCGGAAGTCCGTGCGCACGCCGCTCTCGAGCGGCCGTTTCCCGTTGTCCACGGCCCGCACCGTATCTCGCCGGCGTGACGACCGTCGAACATCTGAGAGAACGTCGAGATGCGCGCTCCGCGTGCGTCCGCATAATCGAGGGGGTGCATCCGAACGACGCCGACCGGCCGTAGGAACGGTCGAGGAGGCCGGCTGATGACACCAGGCGGGGATCCGCCGTCCGACCCGGACGCCCTGCTCGCGGCGCGCTTCGCGGCCGGGGACGAGCACGCGCTGCGCGCGATGTACGACCGGTGGGGCGGGCTCGTGTACCGGCTGGGCCGGCAGACGCTGCCGAGCCCGAGCGACGCCGAGGACCTCACCCAGGCGACGTTCGTCGCGGCCTGGCGGGGCCGGGCCACGTTCGACCCCGAGCGCGGACGCCTGGCCGGCTGGCTGATCGCGATCGCCAAGCGCCAGCTCGTCGACCGGCTGCGGACGCTGCAGCGCGAGGAACGGGTCGCCC
Protein-coding regions in this window:
- a CDS encoding RNA polymerase sigma factor; amino-acid sequence: MTPGGDPPSDPDALLAARFAAGDEHALRAMYDRWGGLVYRLGRQTLPSPSDAEDLTQATFVAAWRGRATFDPERGRLAGWLIAIAKRQLVDRLRTLQREERVARVVEAVGPAEPAPPNPDRVLDRLVVADQLAQLTPEQRRVVQLAFFDDLTHTQIAALTGLPLGTVKSHLRRGVSQLRRTWEEVDDAARRP